One part of the Entelurus aequoreus isolate RoL-2023_Sb linkage group LG05, RoL_Eaeq_v1.1, whole genome shotgun sequence genome encodes these proteins:
- the LOC133649817 gene encoding fibroblast growth factor 1-like → MHKGDTSGSQQPEQSRVSAQPRSLLRMCDGDLRVLPKSSLDVSWQESRTLSRLHCRNGGHQLRISPDGSVDGGRQDNDPYDVLRLKAVSAGVVVVMGENTGRYLAMNTNGSLYGSVTINDECYFHETYEENHYNTYCSKKYRWYVGLKRNGKPKPGPKALWGQKAILFLPLSADARHDVNVP, encoded by the exons atgcacaaag GTGACACAAGCGGCTCTCAGCAGCCGGAACAAAGCCGCGTCTCGGCCCAGCCACGAAGCCTGCTGAGGATGTGTGACGGGGACCTGAGAGTGCTGCCAAAATCCTCTCTGGACGTGTCCTGGCAAGAGAGCAGGACTCTGAGCAGACTTCACTGCAGGAACGGAGGACACCAACTGAGGATCTCGCCTGATGGGAGTGTGGATGGAGGCAGGCAGGACAATGACCCCTATG ACGTCCTGAGGCTGAAGGCTGTGAGCGCGGGCGTGGTGGTGGTGATGGGGGAGAACACGGGAAGATACCTGGCCATGAACACCAACGGAAGCCTCTATGGATCA GTCACCATCAACGATGAGTGTTACTTCCACGAGACGTACGAGGAGAACCATTACAACACGTACTGCTCCAAGAAGTACCGCTGGTACGTGGGGCTGAAGCGGAACGGCAAACCCAAACCGGGACCCAAAGCTCTTTGGGGTCAGAAGGCCATCTTGTTCCTGCCGTTGTCAGCGGACGCGCGCCACGACGTCAACGTTCCGTGA